The window CGCCGCGCGTCATAGTGCCGGCCGCTGCGCGCCGCGATCTGCCACGCCGCCTCCAGCCGACGCAGCTCCGCCTCGTTCTCCGGATCGGCCTGTGCCCAGCGCGCGACGCGCTGCTCGTCTTCAGCGGTCGCGTCGCCCGCGAGCACACGCTCGATCGCCGTCCAGATGGAGTCGTCTCCCAACACCGCTTCCTGTTCGTTGCATGGGTGCTTCGAGGAGTGAGACAACACAGCCGCCGAAAACCCTTCAACCAGGGTCCGGCGGCCGGAAAACGCGGGCGTGAGAAGTGAAGGGACGCTAGAAGAACTGCGGCAGCATGCGGCGCAGCAGCTGGAGCCCGCGGCGCGCGCGCGTCTCCACGGTTTTGATCGGCAGATCGAGCACGCGCGCGATCTCGGCGTGCGTCATCTGGTGCCGTGCGCGCAGCAGCAGCACGTCACGGTAATGATGCGGCAGTTGCGCGACGGACGTTGCGACCGCCGCAGCGAAGTCCCTGCCCTCCTGCGTCAGCTCGGGCCCGGGATCCGCCTGCGCCGCGCCCGGCCGGCTGCCCCAGCGCACGACGCGCTCGGCGAAGCTGCGCTTCACCGTTTCGTGCTTGAGCTGGTTCAGCGCGCCGTTGCGTGCGGCCTGGAAGAGGTAGGGCTTGAGCCCGTTGCGCACGAGCCAGGTGGCGCGGTTCTCCCAGATCCGGACGAACACCCCCTGCACCACCTCTTCCGCGACGTCCGGCGCGGACACATACCCGGCGACGAAGCGGCAGAGCGGCTCGTAGTACGCGAGGAACAGCGCCTCGAAGGCGGCCTCGTCGCCGTGACGGATGCGCTGCACGAGCTCGGCGTCCGAGTACCCGGGCGTGCGCGCGTCCGACGGTGTGATGTTCAGCTCTCGGGCCATGCGATGAAGCCGGCCGTGCGCGCACGTGCCTGCGCGGGCAGGAGCGGGCGAACGGCGCGTGTCTCGATTGTGATCGGATGAGGTATTCGTAACAGGGTGGGTGGGGTCGGGCAAGGCGGGCGATGGGTAGGTCGCGTGATCGACGGCGCCGATGTGTCGATCACCATGTTCATCGGAGACTGCTCAGTCCGACTGCCGCTCCTCGAGTCTTTCCACGCGAACCGTAAGGGCAGCGACGTCGCGACGCAGGTCGTCGTCGGCGTTCAGCGAGCGGGTGCGCAGGTCGCGCAGCTCGAGGCGGATCCCGGCGAGCTCGCGGGTCACGTAGTCACGCAGGAGCAGCACCTCGTGCTCCAGGCGAGCGACACGGTGAGTGAGCGCATCCACGCGCTGGCGCAGGTCAGCCATCTCGCCACGCAGCGCAGCCATCTCGCCGCGCAGTTCGGTGCGCAGCTCGGCCATCTCGCCCCGCAGTTCGGCACGCCATTCGACGAACTGGAGCTGCTGCAGCTCGAAGAAGCGGTCCACCCTCGCAAAGCCGGCACGCATCTCTGCGAAGCCTTCGTCCATCCGGTTGCTCAGTGCCGCCAGCGCGGCGTGGGTCTCGCTGTCCATGGCTCCAAGATAGTCGCCGGTGCGGGGCGCTTCCATGGTAGACCCGGACAACACGCGTGGGGTGTGCCAATCGCTCGAGCGTCACGTGGAGTCAGGCACCGACATCCGTTCGGGCGAAGTCGGTGCTGACATACATCAGCCGCTCACCCGCGAGTCGCGCCGTCGCGTACGTCATGCAGTCGCCGAAGTTGAGCGAAGCCGGGTGACGTCCCTTGCCATAGCGCCGGAACGCGTCCACCGCTTCGCGCCAGTGCACCTCGCCGAACGGGATCTCCTGTATTTCGAACTCGTCCAGCAGACGCTCCAGCAGCCCCGGTGCAGCATCGCCCAGGCGAGCGCTCAGGACGATCCCGGTTTCGGCGAGTGTCGGTGCTCCGGCGGCGACCCCTTCGCCGGCCAGGAGCTGGTCCACCAGGGCCTGGTAGCCATCCTTTCGAAAGGCGATCGCCAGCAGCGCAGAGGAGTCGACGATCATACGCCTTCCGGGCCGTAGCCAAGGATGCGCTCGCGTTCCGCTCGATCGGGGGCGTGGCCGAGCTGATCCGCGGGGATGCGCGACCAGATCTCGGCGCGCAGGAATGATTCGATGCGCGCCCGACGCGCCGCCGGTGTAACACGCTCGCGCAGACGTCCACGGCGTTCGAGGAGTGCCTGCCGGATCGCCTCCGTCTTCGACTCACCGGTCAGCAGCGAGATTTCCTCCGCGAGCCGCTCGACCTCGGGGTTCTTGATGTTCAGCGCCATGTGAGCTGGCCTCACGGTTTTATGGTGTAACTACACCGTAAATCTACCATCTGCAATGTGTCATCGGAAAGGTCGCTCCTCGACCAGTCCCGCGCTGCCCGATGTCAGTCCGGGTGAGCGCAGGAGGACTCCCATGTAGTGATCCCGATCCGGTGGCTCGCACGCATTGTGGGGATGGCAGCCCCTCGCAACCGAAAACGGATGGTCACCGTGAAGCCCGCTCCCCGCGCATTTGCACTGGCAGCGACCCTGCTCGTCCTGACCGCGTGCAGCGATGACGCGACCGCGCCCCCGATCGGTCCGGGCGACGATCCGCCCGCTGCCTTCGAGGTCGAGATCCCCGCTTCCGTCCTGCAGGGGCAGGCGTTCCCGCTGACTGTCACTGCGCTGGACGAGGCAGGGCGGCCGGAGACGGCGTGGGATGGCACGGCGACGCTCACGACGTCCGCCGGCACGCTCTCGCCGTCGAGCGTCGAGCTCGTGAATGGCGCCGCGACCGTGCAGGTCACGCTCACGGGGTATGCGGGTGACGTCACGATCCGCGCGGCGAGCGGCAACGTGCAGTCGGATGCGATGCCGACCACGGTGCTGAGTGGCCAGGCGCCTGTGCGGATCGAAATCGTTCCCGCCGCGGCACTGCTGCCCGGCGCCGGGGCTACGCAGCAGTTCGCCGTGCGGGCGTACGACGCGCAGGGCGCGCCGACCGCGGCGACGCAGGTGACGTGGACGTCGAATGACAACACGACGCTTGCGATCGACGCCGCCGGCATGGCGACCGCGCAGGCGGCGGTCGGCTCTGCCATGATCACCGCGAGCGCGAACGGGATCGCGTCCGCGCCGGCCGTAGTGCTCGTCGCAGCGCCTGTCGCCGACGCGGTGCTGATATCCGATGAACAGATCGTGAGCGGCATCGAGCCCGTCGACCCCGCCGCCGAATATGGGCCGGGCTGGCAGTACCGCGTTCGCGTGACGGGTGTGGCACCGGAGGTGGGCGACGTCGTCATCGGCACGGGCGCGCAGCCGCTCGCGGGCAGGGTCGTTCAGACGAACGACGTCGGCGGCGAGCTGGAGCTGGTCGTCGCACTGATGCCGCTCGACGAGCTGTTCCAGGACCTGCGCATCGACGAGAGCATCCCGATGGTGGAGCGCACGGACGCTCTCGCCCCGCAGTCAGGCATGCGCAGACCGGGGGTCGGGCTGCCCGGCCATTTCGCGACCGCCGAGACCGAGTTCTCGCTCGGTCGGTTCGAGTGCACGGCCGACGGTGCGCTGCCCTCGCTGGACCTGCCATCGCCGACGCTCGACATCGACCCCAGGCTGTATCTGCAGATCGGTTACGCGAACGGCCTCGAGCGACTCGCCGTGGCCGGTACCGTTACGGCCGACGCGGGCTACCGTCCCGTCTTCGAAGCGACGTTCACGGGCGAGGCAACGTGCGAGACGGTCGTGAAGACGTTCACCGTCCCGACGACGGGCATCATCTCGCTGTTCTACGGGCTGCAGGTACCGCTCGGCTTCGGCTTCACGCTGGACGGCCAGGTCGACGTCGCGCAGGTAGGCTTCGACATTTCTGCGAATGCGACCGCGACCGTCGAGCTGGGCGTCACCTGCCCGGGCGGCGGCGCCTGCAGCGGCCTCGACACCTTCGACATGACGCGCGACGGCAGCCTCGAATTCGTTGCACCGGATCCGAGCGAGCAATTCCGCGTGGTACTCGGTGCGCACGCGTTCGTGTTCGCGCGACCGTTCCTGGGCAGCCTGTTCACCGACGCGCTGTCCTTCGAGCTCGTCGATGCAACGGCGGGACTGAAGCAGACCGTGGATCTTGCGACGACGCACTACCAGGTGGAGGACACGGCGTACGCCTCTTCGTTCGACCTGCAGTTCCTGGCCAACATCGGTGCGGGCGAGGACCTGGCTTCGGCGATCCAGAAACTCGGCGAGCTGCTCGGCACGGATCTCGGCGCGAGCTTCAACCTGGTCGAGATCGACGACACGCTCGCGACATCGCCGAAAGGGACGTTCACCATCACGCCGGAGCAGGTGGATCCCGGCGACAGCACGGCGCTGGGCGAGATGGCCACGTTCACCGTTGAGCTGGACCCGGTGGACTATCTCGCCCGGTACGCCGTCGACAGGGTCGAGTTCTTCTGGAAGCACGAGGACGACGCGGGCTTCACGCTCGGACCCGGCCGGCCGTCGTGCGTGGAAGTCGAAGGCAGCAGCGGCAAGACGTCGTTCGAGTGCGAGACAGACTTCCTGGAGGAGCACCTGGGCAACCAGTCATTCCACGCATTCGTGCACGCGGAGCTGTTCGGTGTGCCCCTGCCGTTCCCGCTCGAGGTCGCTGCGGCGAGCGTCGAAGTCGGCGACATGTGCACGGTGCCCGCGTGGATCCTGGAGGAGACGAACTTCGCCACCAGGCTGCTGGAAGTCGACAGCAGTCTGACGACGCGTGCAGACGGTGCTGACGTGCAGATCCTGCGCGCGCAATTCGACGACCTGGCGGTATCCGTGACGAACACGAGCGCGACCTCCGCAAGCGCCGTCCTGCGCTGGCGCGACTATGTCCGGATCGTTCCCGACGATTCCACGCGTCTCGACGAGATG of the Longimicrobiales bacterium genome contains:
- a CDS encoding type II toxin-antitoxin system VapB family antitoxin, with protein sequence MALNIKNPEVERLAEEISLLTGESKTEAIRQALLERRGRLRERVTPAARRARIESFLRAEIWSRIPADQLGHAPDRAERERILGYGPEGV
- a CDS encoding type II toxin-antitoxin system VapC family toxin, with the protein product MIVDSSALLAIAFRKDGYQALVDQLLAGEGVAAGAPTLAETGIVLSARLGDAAPGLLERLLDEFEIQEIPFGEVHWREAVDAFRRYGKGRHPASLNFGDCMTYATARLAGERLMYVSTDFARTDVGA
- a CDS encoding RNA polymerase sigma-70 factor — encoded protein: MARELNITPSDARTPGYSDAELVQRIRHGDEAAFEALFLAYYEPLCRFVAGYVSAPDVAEEVVQGVFVRIWENRATWLVRNGLKPYLFQAARNGALNQLKHETVKRSFAERVVRWGSRPGAAQADPGPELTQEGRDFAAAVATSVAQLPHHYRDVLLLRARHQMTHAEIARVLDLPIKTVETRARRGLQLLRRMLPQFF